In Gossypium arboreum isolate Shixiya-1 chromosome 6, ASM2569848v2, whole genome shotgun sequence, the following are encoded in one genomic region:
- the LOC108480583 gene encoding photosystem I reaction center subunit III, chloroplastic-like, with amino-acid sequence MSLTIPTNLSKSLLKPKLNSKLTPKVSRSLVVCSTDKTSSPPSSASSLQAFSAALALSSILLSAPQPAVADIAGLTPCKESKQFAKREKQQIKKLESSLKLYAPDSAPALAIKATIEKTKRRFDNYGKYGLLCGSDGLPHLIVSGDQRHWGEFITPGLLFLYIAGWIGWVGRSYLIAISDDKKPAMKEIIIDVPLATGLIFRGFIWPVAAYRELINGDLVVKDV; translated from the coding sequence ATGTCTCTTACAATCCCCACTAACCTCTCCAAATCCCTTTTGAAGCCAAAGCTAAACTCCAAACTCACCCCCAAAGTTTCACGATCATTGGTGGTATGCTCCACCGACAAGACTTCATCGCCACCATCATCAGCTTCATCACTCCAAGCCTTCTCAGCAGCTCTTGCTCTTTCTTCCATTCTTCTCTCAGCCCCACAGCCTGCCGTAGCTGATATTGCAGGCCTCACACCATGCAAAGAGTCCAAGCAATTCGCCAAACGTGAGAAGCAGCAGATCAAGAAGCTGGAATCGTCGTTGAAGCTATACGCCCCTGACAGCGCTCCAGCTCTCGCTATCAAAGCAACCATCGAGAAAACCAAGAGACGGTTTGACAACTACGGGAAGTACGGGCTGCTGTGTGGGTCTGATGGGTTGCCTCATTTGATAGTAAGCGGTGATCAGAGGCACTGGGGTGAGTTCATCACGCCTGGTCTCTTGTTCTTGTACATCGCTGGATGGATCGGGTGGGTTGGAAGGAGCTACCTCATTGCTATTAGCGATGATAAGAAGCCTGCCATGAAGGAGatcatcattgatgtgcctttgGCTACCGGTCTTATATTTAGAGGCTTTATTTGGCCTGTCGCTGCTTACAGAGAGCTTATCAATGGTGACCTTGTTGTCAAGGACGTTTAA